The following coding sequences are from one Geothrix sp. window:
- a CDS encoding response regulator gives MRIDLKKILLVEDNPHDAELTLEALGERNLANEVIWLKDGQEALDFLYCRDAYAGRDPVNPVLVLLDIKMPRVDGLEVLRIVKSDPRLHTIPMVILTSSREETDLIESYNHGVNAFVVKPVNFADFVHAVSSLGAFWAVVNEAPPIRL, from the coding sequence ATGAGAATCGACCTCAAGAAGATCCTTCTGGTGGAAGACAATCCACATGACGCCGAACTGACCTTGGAGGCCCTCGGGGAGAGGAACCTGGCCAACGAGGTGATCTGGCTGAAGGACGGCCAGGAGGCCCTGGATTTTCTGTACTGCAGGGACGCCTACGCCGGTCGTGATCCGGTCAACCCGGTCCTGGTCCTCCTGGATATCAAGATGCCCCGCGTGGACGGCCTGGAGGTGCTGAGGATCGTCAAGTCGGATCCCAGGCTCCATACCATCCCCATGGTCATCCTCACCTCGTCGCGGGAGGAGACCGACCTCATCGAAAGCTACAACCATGGCGTGAACGCCTTCGTGGTGAAGCCCGTGAACTTCGCAGACTTCGTGCATGCGGTGTCCTCCCTGGGCGCCTTCTGGGCGGTGGTGAACGAGGCGCCGCCGATCAGGCTGTGA
- a CDS encoding 6-phosphofructokinase yields the protein MSNPIRRIAICTGGGDAPGLNAVIRAVVIAASNRGWECYGIREGFNGILFPERFPEGGVFRLTRDRVRGIGHLGGTILGTTNKGNPLHFPMKMPDGSVKDVDRTDEILECFARKELDALISIGGDGSLTIAHALFQKGLRVVGVPKTIDNDLDKTYTTFGFDTAVGFATECLDRLHSTAESHQRVFVVEMMGRYAGWIALNSGISGSAHAILIPEIPFDLDKVAAKIRARDQVGRMYSLVVVAEGATPAHGHRSVLEQAEVGHAERLGGIGEWVAKELQARTGKESRVVVLGHLLRGGRPTSFDRLAALRFGTAAVRALEEGQNGIMVALALAGVNYVPLEEVAGRMKAVPLDCDTLQTGRDLGIAFGD from the coding sequence ATGTCCAATCCCATCCGACGCATCGCCATCTGCACCGGAGGCGGCGACGCCCCTGGCCTCAACGCCGTCATCCGCGCCGTGGTCATCGCCGCCTCCAACCGCGGCTGGGAGTGCTATGGCATCCGGGAGGGCTTCAACGGCATCCTCTTTCCCGAACGCTTTCCGGAAGGGGGCGTGTTCCGCCTGACGCGGGATCGCGTGCGGGGCATCGGCCATCTGGGGGGCACGATCCTCGGCACCACCAACAAGGGCAACCCGCTGCACTTCCCCATGAAGATGCCGGACGGCTCGGTGAAGGACGTGGACCGGACGGACGAGATCCTGGAGTGCTTCGCGCGCAAGGAATTGGATGCCCTGATCTCCATCGGAGGGGATGGCTCCCTCACCATTGCCCATGCCCTCTTCCAGAAGGGGCTGCGGGTGGTGGGTGTCCCGAAGACCATCGACAACGACCTCGACAAGACCTACACCACCTTCGGTTTCGATACGGCCGTGGGATTCGCCACGGAATGCCTGGACCGCCTGCATAGCACCGCCGAGAGCCACCAGCGGGTGTTCGTGGTGGAGATGATGGGGCGCTACGCGGGCTGGATCGCCCTGAATTCGGGCATCTCCGGCAGCGCCCACGCCATCCTGATTCCCGAAATCCCCTTCGACCTGGACAAGGTCGCCGCCAAGATCCGGGCGCGCGACCAGGTGGGGCGCATGTACTCACTGGTGGTGGTGGCCGAGGGCGCCACCCCCGCGCACGGCCACCGCTCGGTGCTGGAGCAGGCCGAGGTCGGACACGCCGAGCGCCTGGGCGGCATCGGCGAGTGGGTCGCCAAGGAACTGCAGGCCCGCACGGGCAAGGAGTCCAGGGTGGTGGTCCTGGGGCATCTGCTGCGCGGCGGCCGCCCCACCAGCTTCGACAGACTCGCGGCCCTGCGCTTCGGCACGGCCGCCGTGCGGGCCCTGGAGGAGGGCCAGAACGGCATCATGGTGGCCCTGGCCCTCGCGGGTGTGAACTACGTGCCGCTCGAGGAGGTCGCGGGCCGCATGAAGGCCGTGCCGCTGGACTGCGACACCCTGCAGACCGGGCGGGACCTGGGGATCGCCTTCGGCGATTAG
- a CDS encoding response regulator codes for MAVIAIVDDSRLARSFVAASLKQTGHEVAEIEPVSLGQVLESLRDLRPELLVLDQQMPTFSGSSLVRACFEDDLLSTVKVMMLTAHRNEDLEHRMEKLGVHAVLHKPISPVDLNTAVAALIGEAGSES; via the coding sequence GTGGCAGTCATTGCGATCGTGGACGACAGCAGGCTGGCGAGGTCCTTCGTGGCCGCCTCACTGAAGCAGACCGGGCACGAGGTCGCTGAAATCGAGCCCGTCAGCCTCGGCCAGGTGCTGGAGTCCCTGCGAGACCTGAGGCCGGAGCTCCTGGTGCTCGACCAGCAGATGCCCACCTTCTCAGGTTCCAGCCTGGTCCGGGCCTGCTTCGAAGATGACCTCCTTTCCACGGTGAAGGTCATGATGCTCACGGCCCACCGGAATGAGGACCTGGAACACCGCATGGAGAAGCTCGGCGTGCACGCCGTCCTGCACAAGCCCATCAGCCCCGTGGACCTCAACACGGCGGTGGCCGCCCTCATCGGGGAGGCTGGATCCGAGTCCTAG
- a CDS encoding glycogen/starch/alpha-glucan phosphorylase produces the protein MTAGPRNIPTPRAGGMHVPEIIDAFAHRMMYSIAKDSHTASDFDVYQGLAFAVRDRLMERWFGTQSAYYRQDAKRVYYLSLEFLMGRALLNNVVNLGAGDAYSQAMGELGFRLEDITEQEWDAGLGNGGLGRLAACILDAAATLELPFYGYGIRYEYGIFYQKIIDGQQTEFPDGWLRYGNPWEIQRPDAIFPVRFYGRTQGHFDADGRYRVEWLDTQDVWAMAYDTPIAGYRNGTVNTLRLWSAKSSREFDLARFNSGQYVRAVEDKTISENISKVLYPADDQSAGKELRLKQQYFFVSATLQDVVRRFKKRPSWRWEDLPDKVAVQMNDTHPALVVPELMRVLLDQEGLEWDLAWGLTQQVCAYTNHTILPEAMEVWPMELWRNLLPRHAEIVEEVDRRFRLTVRERYPFDDAKLQRLAIVDNGHSVRMANLAIVGSHSVNGVAQLHTDILKASTFAEMNELFPGRLNNKTNGITPRRWLLKCNPGLASLVTEAIGEGWTRDLDALRGLERFAGDAAFQERWTQVKRANKEALATWAGQTLESGLDPAFLFDVQVKRIHEYKRQLLNLLHVATLWNRLRDGGDAGVPRAVMIGGKAAPAYWVAKQIIHLTNAMAQAIQADPATRGRLSLAFLPNYRVTLAELIFPAAELSEQISTAGTEASGTGNMKAALNGALTIGTLDGANIEIKEEVGEANIFIFGHTAEGIVRLRDSGHRPGNWIQANPELRRAIDTISTLDGGRFQSLGQILLDSDHYFHCADYASYLEGQEQVSATYADPREWARRSILNVAGMGKFSIDRTVREYARDIWKAAAVPVPLP, from the coding sequence ATGACTGCCGGACCCCGAAACATCCCCACGCCCCGAGCCGGGGGCATGCATGTGCCTGAGATCATCGATGCCTTCGCCCACCGGATGATGTACTCGATCGCCAAGGACTCGCACACGGCGTCCGACTTCGATGTCTACCAGGGGCTGGCCTTCGCCGTCCGCGATCGCCTCATGGAGCGCTGGTTCGGCACCCAGAGTGCCTACTACCGCCAGGACGCCAAGCGGGTCTACTACCTGTCGCTGGAGTTCCTCATGGGGCGGGCGCTCCTCAACAACGTGGTGAACCTCGGTGCCGGGGATGCCTACAGCCAGGCCATGGGGGAGCTCGGCTTCCGGCTCGAGGACATCACGGAGCAGGAGTGGGACGCGGGGCTGGGCAACGGGGGCCTCGGCCGCCTGGCCGCCTGCATCCTGGATGCCGCGGCCACGCTTGAGCTGCCCTTCTACGGCTACGGGATCCGCTACGAGTACGGGATCTTCTACCAGAAGATCATCGACGGCCAGCAGACGGAGTTCCCGGACGGGTGGCTCCGCTACGGGAATCCCTGGGAGATCCAGCGCCCGGACGCCATCTTTCCGGTGCGTTTCTACGGCCGGACCCAGGGCCACTTCGACGCCGATGGTCGCTACCGGGTGGAGTGGCTGGATACCCAGGATGTCTGGGCCATGGCCTACGACACGCCCATCGCGGGGTACCGCAACGGCACGGTCAACACCCTGCGGCTCTGGTCCGCCAAGTCCAGCCGCGAGTTCGACCTGGCGCGGTTCAATTCGGGTCAGTACGTCCGGGCCGTGGAGGACAAGACCATCTCCGAGAACATCTCGAAGGTGCTCTATCCCGCGGACGATCAGAGCGCCGGGAAGGAGCTGCGCCTGAAGCAGCAGTACTTCTTCGTGTCGGCCACCCTTCAGGACGTGGTGCGCCGGTTCAAGAAGCGGCCCAGCTGGCGCTGGGAGGACCTGCCGGACAAGGTGGCCGTCCAGATGAACGACACCCATCCGGCGCTGGTGGTCCCGGAGCTGATGCGCGTGCTCCTGGACCAGGAGGGCCTCGAGTGGGACCTGGCCTGGGGCCTCACCCAGCAGGTGTGCGCCTACACCAACCACACCATCCTGCCGGAGGCCATGGAGGTCTGGCCCATGGAGCTGTGGCGCAACCTGCTGCCCCGCCATGCGGAGATCGTCGAGGAGGTTGATCGCCGCTTCCGGTTGACGGTGCGGGAGCGCTACCCCTTCGACGATGCCAAGCTCCAGCGCCTGGCCATCGTCGACAATGGCCACAGCGTGCGCATGGCCAACCTGGCCATCGTGGGCAGCCACTCCGTCAACGGTGTGGCCCAGCTCCACACGGACATCCTGAAGGCCTCCACCTTTGCCGAGATGAACGAGCTCTTTCCCGGCCGCCTCAACAACAAGACCAACGGCATCACCCCCCGGCGCTGGCTGCTCAAGTGCAACCCCGGCCTGGCCAGCCTGGTGACGGAGGCCATCGGTGAAGGCTGGACCCGCGACTTGGATGCCCTGCGGGGCCTGGAGCGCTTCGCCGGTGATGCGGCCTTCCAGGAGCGCTGGACCCAGGTCAAGCGGGCCAACAAGGAGGCACTGGCCACCTGGGCCGGGCAGACCCTGGAATCGGGCCTGGATCCGGCCTTCCTGTTCGATGTCCAGGTGAAGCGGATCCATGAATACAAGCGGCAGCTGCTGAACCTCCTGCACGTCGCGACGCTCTGGAACCGCCTGCGGGACGGCGGCGACGCCGGGGTGCCCAGGGCGGTCATGATCGGTGGGAAGGCCGCCCCGGCCTACTGGGTGGCCAAGCAGATCATCCACCTGACGAATGCCATGGCCCAGGCGATCCAGGCCGACCCGGCCACCCGGGGCCGCCTCAGCCTCGCCTTCCTGCCGAACTACCGGGTGACTCTGGCCGAGCTGATCTTCCCGGCGGCGGAGCTTTCCGAGCAGATCTCCACGGCCGGCACCGAGGCCTCGGGCACCGGCAACATGAAAGCGGCCCTCAACGGCGCCCTCACCATCGGCACGCTGGACGGCGCCAACATCGAGATCAAGGAAGAGGTGGGCGAAGCCAACATCTTCATCTTCGGGCACACGGCGGAAGGCATCGTCCGGCTGCGGGACTCGGGCCACCGGCCCGGGAACTGGATCCAGGCCAACCCTGAGCTGCGGCGGGCCATCGACACCATCTCGACCCTGGACGGGGGGCGCTTCCAGTCCCTGGGCCAGATCCTGCTGGATTCGGACCACTACTTCCACTGCGCGGACTACGCCTCGTACCTGGAAGGCCAGGAGCAGGTCTCGGCCACCTATGCGGATCCCCGGGAGTGGGCCCGCAGATCCATCCTGAACGTGGCCGGAATGGGGAAGTTCTCCATCGACCGCACCGTCCGGGAATACGCCCGGGACATCTGGAAGGCCGCGGCCGTTCCCGTCCCGCTGCCCTAG
- a CDS encoding hybrid sensor histidine kinase/response regulator produces MSNASERPAPPPDTGDGILIVEDDPHFSDLLAGFLSPKAGFGEIKRAKTLAQALEFLEAGGFALVFLDLHLRDSRGLDTLIAVQAKARDANVLVMTSVADEELGLQAMREGAHDYFMKGRIPPDGMRRMARYAIERRSAGLALKKSQAAMEIQLRHAQKMEAIGQLAAGIAHEINTPIQFIGDNCQFLGQGFTELIAFFEGFAAGRVPAPEDLQRRLEALDLDYLSLEIPKAIQQSLDGVARVSKIVSAMKDFSHPGNAIRQAVDLNKAIESTLTVSNNAWKYCAVLETHFATDLPLVPCFQGEFNQVILNLVVNAAHAIEESRSKRGEATPGRIVIRTQRIGDEVVVEVSDNGAGMPPDIQARIFDPFFTTKEVGKGTGQGLSIARAVMVDQHKGRISVQSRPGEGTTFTLGLPLHPVT; encoded by the coding sequence GTGTCCAACGCCTCGGAACGCCCCGCGCCGCCTCCCGACACCGGGGATGGAATCCTCATCGTGGAGGACGACCCCCATTTTTCGGACCTGCTGGCGGGGTTCCTGTCACCCAAGGCGGGCTTCGGCGAGATCAAGCGGGCCAAGACCCTCGCACAGGCCCTGGAATTCTTGGAGGCAGGGGGGTTCGCCCTGGTCTTCCTGGACCTCCACCTGAGGGACTCCCGTGGCCTGGATACCCTGATCGCCGTGCAGGCCAAGGCCAGGGACGCGAACGTGCTGGTGATGACCAGCGTGGCGGATGAGGAATTGGGCCTCCAGGCCATGCGGGAGGGGGCCCATGACTATTTCATGAAGGGCCGGATCCCTCCGGATGGGATGCGGCGCATGGCCCGCTATGCCATCGAGCGGCGCTCGGCGGGCCTGGCTCTGAAAAAGTCCCAGGCCGCCATGGAGATCCAGCTGCGCCATGCCCAGAAGATGGAGGCCATCGGCCAGCTGGCCGCGGGGATCGCCCACGAGATCAACACGCCCATCCAGTTCATCGGGGACAACTGCCAGTTCCTGGGACAGGGTTTCACCGAGCTGATCGCCTTCTTCGAAGGTTTCGCGGCGGGGCGGGTCCCGGCGCCCGAGGACCTGCAGCGGCGGCTGGAGGCTCTGGATCTCGACTACCTCAGCCTCGAGATCCCGAAGGCCATCCAGCAATCCCTCGACGGCGTCGCCCGGGTCTCCAAGATCGTGTCGGCCATGAAGGACTTCTCGCATCCAGGCAACGCGATCCGCCAGGCCGTGGATCTCAACAAGGCCATCGAGAGCACCCTCACGGTCTCCAACAACGCCTGGAAATACTGCGCGGTCCTGGAGACCCACTTCGCGACGGACCTTCCCCTGGTGCCCTGCTTCCAGGGGGAGTTCAACCAAGTGATCCTCAACCTGGTCGTGAACGCCGCCCATGCCATTGAGGAGTCGCGGTCGAAGAGAGGCGAGGCCACCCCGGGACGCATCGTCATCCGGACGCAGCGGATCGGGGACGAGGTGGTCGTGGAGGTCTCCGACAACGGTGCGGGGATGCCCCCCGATATCCAGGCCCGGATCTTCGATCCCTTCTTCACGACGAAGGAGGTCGGCAAAGGCACCGGCCAGGGGCTCTCCATCGCCCGTGCGGTGATGGTCGATCAGCACAAGGGGCGCATCAGCGTCCAATCCAGGCCCGGCGAGGGGACCACATTCACGCTGGGGCTGCCGCTGCATCCAGTCACCTGA
- a CDS encoding bacteriohemerythrin yields MPFATFTEDLRLGHERIDGQHAALFEAVNQLHEALRLGSSRHELAGILAFLRTYTVEHFQTEETFMRDTDYPGVVAHTAEHDDLVRQVKELEEKHAAGSMTLSLTVMAFLKDWLEHHIREVDRRLVTHLNTR; encoded by the coding sequence ATGCCCTTTGCCACATTCACGGAGGACCTCCGGCTCGGCCATGAGCGGATCGACGGCCAGCACGCCGCCCTGTTCGAGGCCGTGAACCAGCTCCATGAGGCGCTGCGCCTCGGAAGCTCGCGCCATGAGCTCGCCGGCATCCTGGCGTTTCTGCGGACCTACACCGTCGAGCATTTCCAGACGGAGGAAACCTTCATGCGGGACACGGACTACCCGGGGGTGGTGGCGCACACGGCCGAACACGACGACCTGGTCCGCCAGGTCAAGGAGCTGGAAGAGAAGCACGCTGCCGGATCCATGACGCTTTCCCTGACCGTGATGGCCTTCCTGAAAGACTGGCTCGAGCATCACATCCGCGAGGTGGACCGCAGACTCGTCACACACCTCAATACCCGGTAG